One Pseudomonas entomophila genomic window carries:
- the motB gene encoding flagellar motor protein MotB, with amino-acid sequence MENNQPIIVKRVKRFGDGHHGGAWKIAFADFATAMMAFFLVLWLLSTATPEQKIAIAGYFKDPIGFSESGTPYIIDLGGSPQLAPEKTINPETKSEPTPDTSIQLDKDQVETMAEQVERERLELLLQELQNKVEENPQLQKFKDQILFEITQDGLRIQIMDAENRPMFDLGSARLQPYFEDILLAMADTIKAVPNKISISGHTDAKPYAGTGDFGNWELSANRANAARRALVAGGYPDGQVARVVGYASSSLFDRENPFNPVNRRIDIIVLTKKAQRNIEGEQGTPDAPPAATPPASGTPGAAAPAAPGAAGEAAQEPMQPRELRQKLNIFEDGVLKMDEAKGQ; translated from the coding sequence ATGGAGAACAATCAGCCCATCATCGTCAAGCGCGTCAAGCGCTTTGGCGACGGCCACCATGGCGGTGCCTGGAAGATTGCCTTTGCCGACTTCGCCACGGCGATGATGGCGTTCTTCCTCGTGCTGTGGCTGCTGTCTACCGCCACGCCCGAGCAGAAGATCGCGATCGCCGGCTACTTCAAGGACCCGATCGGTTTCTCCGAGAGCGGCACACCGTACATCATCGACCTGGGTGGATCGCCGCAACTGGCGCCGGAAAAGACCATCAACCCGGAAACCAAGTCCGAACCTACGCCTGACACCAGCATCCAGCTGGACAAGGACCAGGTCGAGACCATGGCCGAGCAGGTCGAGCGCGAGCGCCTGGAACTGCTGCTGCAGGAGTTGCAGAACAAGGTCGAGGAAAACCCGCAGCTGCAGAAGTTCAAGGACCAGATCCTGTTCGAGATCACCCAGGACGGCCTGCGCATCCAGATCATGGACGCCGAGAACCGGCCGATGTTCGACCTGGGCAGCGCGCGCCTGCAGCCGTACTTCGAAGATATCCTGCTGGCCATGGCCGACACCATCAAGGCGGTGCCGAACAAGATCAGCATCAGCGGCCACACCGACGCCAAGCCGTATGCCGGCACTGGTGACTTCGGCAACTGGGAGCTGTCGGCCAACCGCGCCAACGCCGCGCGCCGCGCACTGGTTGCCGGTGGCTATCCGGATGGCCAGGTGGCCCGGGTGGTCGGCTATGCGTCGTCGTCGCTGTTCGACCGGGAGAATCCGTTCAATCCGGTCAACCGGCGGATCGACATCATCGTGCTGACCAAGAAGGCCCAGCGCAATATCGAGGGCGAGCAAGGCACGCCGGACGCGCCGCCTGCGGCGACACCACCTGCCAGTGGCACACCTGGTGCCGCAGCCCCCGCTGCGCCAGGTGCCGCGGGCGAAGCGGCGCAGGAGCCGATGCAGCCGCGTGAGCTGCGCCAGAAGCTGAACATCTTCGAGGATGGTGTGTTGAAGATGGACGAGGCCAAGGGCCAGTAA
- a CDS encoding molecular chaperone Tir, with translation MPVFISYPHGDRLDAFILNERMLLEGIPTQLVLFDCNGQTFDDLHGNFCQQMSDATHWIGLVSDSNGEDWWTAWLLGAAAISNRRISFYHTGEGSPPERLGKWPVMRERSHIDLFVLAYHDELTFGRGMSSSTGQRGFSDRDNADFFHADLKAKIRRGF, from the coding sequence ATGCCGGTCTTCATCAGCTACCCCCACGGCGACCGTCTGGACGCCTTTATCCTCAACGAGCGCATGTTGCTCGAAGGCATCCCCACCCAACTGGTACTGTTCGATTGCAACGGGCAGACCTTCGACGACCTGCATGGCAATTTTTGCCAGCAGATGAGCGACGCCACCCACTGGATCGGCCTCGTGTCCGACAGCAACGGTGAAGATTGGTGGACTGCCTGGCTACTCGGGGCCGCGGCCATTTCCAACCGGCGAATAAGCTTCTACCACACCGGCGAGGGAAGCCCGCCGGAGCGATTGGGCAAATGGCCGGTAATGCGCGAACGCAGCCATATCGATCTGTTTGTATTGGCGTATCACGATGAACTGACGTTCGGGCGGGGGATGTCGTCGTCCACGGGACAAAGGGGCTTCAGCGATCGGGACAACGCCGACTTCTTCCATGCCGATCTCAAGGCCAAGATCCGGCGGGGGTTCTGA
- the orn gene encoding oligoribonuclease produces the protein MQNPQNLIWIDLEMTGLDPDSDVIIEMATIVTDSDLNTLAEGPVIAIHHSDEVLARMDEWNTRTHGNSGLTQRVRESKVSMAEAEAQTIAFLEQWVPKGKSPICGNSICQDRRFLYRHMRGLENYFHYRNLDVSTLKELAARWAPDVRDSFKKGSTHLALDDIRESIAELRHYREHFIKF, from the coding sequence ATGCAGAACCCACAGAACCTGATCTGGATCGATCTGGAAATGACCGGCCTGGATCCGGACAGCGACGTCATCATCGAGATGGCCACCATCGTCACCGACAGCGACCTGAACACCCTGGCCGAAGGCCCGGTGATCGCCATCCACCACAGCGACGAAGTGCTGGCGCGCATGGACGAATGGAACACCCGCACCCATGGCAACTCGGGCCTCACCCAGCGGGTGCGAGAGAGCAAGGTGAGCATGGCCGAGGCCGAGGCGCAGACCATCGCCTTCCTCGAGCAGTGGGTACCGAAGGGCAAGTCGCCGATCTGCGGCAACAGCATCTGCCAGGATCGCCGCTTCCTCTACCGTCACATGCGCGGGCTGGAAAACTACTTCCACTACCGCAACCTCGACGTCTCCACCCTCAAGGAGCTTGCGGCCCGCTGGGCGCCGGATGTACGTGACAGCTTCAAGAAGGGCAGCACCCACCTTGCGCTGGACGATATCCGTGAGTCCATTGCCGAGTTGCGTCACTACCGCGAGCATTTCATCAAGTTCTGA
- a CDS encoding trimeric intracellular cation channel family protein, with protein sequence MLLMLYLVAITAEAMTGALSAGRRGMDWFGVVLIACVTALGGGSVRDVLLGHYPLTWVKHPEYLVLTSFAALLTIFIAPLMRHLRSLFLVLDALGLVAFTLIGCMTALEMGQGFLVASISGVITGVFGGILRDIFCNDIPLVFRRELYASVSFAAAWFYLGCVYFKVPAEQAMLLTLFGGFLVRLLAIRFHWEMPKFHYNDQH encoded by the coding sequence ATGTTGCTGATGCTCTACCTCGTCGCCATCACCGCCGAAGCCATGACCGGCGCCCTGTCCGCCGGCCGCCGAGGCATGGACTGGTTCGGCGTGGTGCTGATCGCCTGTGTCACCGCGCTGGGTGGTGGCTCGGTGCGTGACGTACTGCTCGGGCACTATCCGCTGACCTGGGTGAAACACCCGGAGTACCTGGTGCTGACCAGTTTCGCGGCGTTGCTGACCATCTTCATCGCCCCGTTGATGCGCCACTTGCGCTCGCTGTTCCTGGTGCTCGATGCGCTGGGGTTGGTGGCTTTCACGTTGATCGGCTGCATGACCGCGCTGGAGATGGGGCAGGGGTTCCTGGTCGCTTCGATCAGCGGGGTGATCACCGGGGTGTTCGGCGGGATCCTGCGGGATATCTTCTGCAACGACATTCCGCTGGTGTTCCGGCGTGAGCTGTATGCCAGCGTGTCGTTCGCCGCGGCGTGGTTCTATCTGGGGTGCGTGTATTTCAAGGTGCCGGCGGAGCAGGCGATGTTGCTGACCTTGTTCGGTGGGTTCCTGGTGCGGCTACTGGCGATCAGGTTTCACTGGGAAATGCCCAAGTTCCACTACAACGATCAGCATTGA
- the rsgA gene encoding small ribosomal subunit biogenesis GTPase RsgA, with protein sequence MAKRQLNRRQNWRIEKIQGERAARAAKREQHVLQELEGGDLGPEQLGLVIAHFGVQVEVEAQDGEAAGQVFRCHLRANLPALVTGDRVVWRAGNQGIGVIVAQMPRTTELCRPNNHGQLKPVAANVDLIVIVFAPAPEPHPNLIDRYLVAAEHAGIRPLLLLNKADLINEENAQTLNAMLEVYRNLGYPLLEVSAHQGDGMQRLQQTLDGHISVFVGQSGVGKSSLVNSLLPDAGTRVGDLSEWSGQGTHTTTTARLYHFPNGGDLIDSPGIREFGLGHVSRDDVEDGFIEFRELIGNCRFRDCKHDREPGCALLKALEGGQVSQQRMNSYRSIIASLPEDSY encoded by the coding sequence ATGGCCAAACGCCAGCTCAACCGCCGCCAGAACTGGCGCATCGAAAAGATCCAGGGCGAGCGCGCCGCCCGCGCCGCCAAACGCGAGCAGCATGTGCTGCAAGAGCTGGAGGGTGGTGACCTGGGGCCGGAGCAACTGGGCCTGGTGATCGCCCACTTCGGTGTGCAGGTCGAGGTCGAGGCCCAGGACGGCGAAGCGGCCGGCCAGGTCTTCCGCTGCCACCTGCGCGCCAACCTGCCGGCGCTGGTCACCGGAGACCGCGTGGTGTGGCGCGCCGGCAACCAGGGCATCGGCGTGATCGTCGCGCAGATGCCACGCACCACCGAACTGTGCCGACCAAACAACCATGGCCAGCTCAAGCCGGTGGCGGCCAACGTCGACTTGATCGTCATCGTCTTCGCCCCGGCCCCCGAGCCGCACCCCAACCTGATCGACCGCTACCTGGTGGCCGCCGAGCACGCCGGCATTCGTCCATTGCTGCTGCTGAACAAGGCCGACCTGATCAACGAAGAGAACGCACAAACCCTCAACGCCATGCTGGAGGTGTACCGCAACCTCGGCTATCCGTTGCTGGAAGTCTCCGCGCATCAGGGCGACGGCATGCAACGCTTGCAACAAACGCTGGATGGCCATATCAGCGTGTTCGTCGGCCAGTCGGGCGTGGGCAAGTCGTCGCTGGTCAACAGCCTGCTGCCCGACGCTGGCACCCGTGTCGGCGACCTGTCGGAATGGTCGGGCCAAGGCACCCACACCACCACTACCGCGCGGCTGTACCACTTCCCCAACGGCGGCGACCTGATCGACTCGCCGGGTATCCGCGAATTCGGCCTGGGCCACGTCAGCCGTGACGACGTGGAAGATGGCTTCATCGAGTTCCGCGAGCTGATCGGCAACTGCCGCTTCCGCGACTGCAAGCACGACCGCGAACCGGGCTGTGCGTTGCTCAAGGCACTGGAAGGCGGCCAGGTATCGCAGCAGCGCATGAACAGCTATCGCTCGATCATCGCCAGCCTGCCAGAAGATAGCTATTAA
- a CDS encoding HDOD domain-containing protein, with protein sequence MPIETKVPSQVPSSLEAWVKLLDGIRVPIPKDSHDRVLQAINDNRRSLRDIAELMQDSPALVLCVMREANHPANASQAEPAESLEIALNRLGLARTSQLLARLPAVPDDEIPPVLRQFLLISQHATQQANGLFASRLARLWQEIHWGSLLFLSPLWPLALAYPKLLDTWELRVIHKGENAGEVEQELFGVRIMPLCQAMAQHWRLPEWVTQGYRLLMDERDQLAQVLSIAREQDPLVQQQRLDEEPALRRWFNQPPNTVLLANGLALAAQVGWDNPHLLRWQLLTALYLQTTLDDVQQQVHQQAAASARHHAQHALFHPAEALIWPWHQRRPHPDMLTPPPPAHQDLERWRKLCAELLAQPSPFSNAVHLATQACEALLACGMQRVMLLMLDKPNECLRVQQLAGLPKEAAAQVLPLAGSKLLQRLLSQATQLRLTPENHAQFAALMPAPLRAFFKGEHLLLRSLAVNGQPLMLMVADQGGKPLADVGVQAFGKTAQCVERALATFGARHS encoded by the coding sequence ATGCCAATTGAAACCAAGGTGCCAAGTCAGGTCCCGTCGAGTCTAGAGGCCTGGGTAAAGCTGCTCGACGGGATTCGCGTGCCGATTCCGAAGGACAGCCACGACCGTGTGCTGCAGGCCATCAACGACAACCGCCGCTCCCTGCGCGACATCGCCGAACTGATGCAGGACAGCCCCGCGCTGGTGCTCTGCGTGATGCGCGAAGCCAACCACCCGGCCAATGCCAGCCAGGCGGAACCCGCCGAAAGCCTGGAAATCGCCCTCAATCGCCTGGGCCTGGCGCGCACCAGCCAGCTGCTGGCCCGCCTGCCTGCCGTGCCCGACGACGAGATCCCGCCGGTGCTGCGCCAGTTCCTGCTGATCAGCCAGCACGCCACCCAGCAGGCCAACGGTTTGTTCGCCAGCCGCCTTGCACGCCTGTGGCAGGAAATCCACTGGGGCAGCCTGCTGTTCCTCTCGCCACTGTGGCCATTGGCCCTGGCCTACCCCAAGCTGCTCGATACCTGGGAGCTGCGTGTTATCCACAAGGGGGAGAACGCCGGTGAGGTCGAGCAGGAACTGTTCGGCGTGCGCATCATGCCGCTGTGTCAGGCCATGGCCCAACATTGGCGGTTGCCCGAGTGGGTGACCCAGGGTTACCGCCTGCTGATGGACGAGCGCGACCAGTTGGCGCAGGTGCTGAGCATCGCCCGCGAGCAGGATCCGCTGGTCCAGCAGCAACGCCTGGACGAGGAACCGGCCTTGCGCCGCTGGTTCAACCAGCCACCGAACACCGTGCTGCTGGCCAACGGCCTGGCCCTGGCCGCCCAGGTGGGTTGGGACAACCCGCACCTGCTGCGCTGGCAGTTGCTCACTGCGCTCTATCTGCAAACCACGCTTGACGACGTCCAGCAGCAGGTCCACCAGCAGGCTGCGGCCAGTGCCCGTCATCACGCCCAGCATGCCCTGTTCCATCCGGCCGAGGCGCTGATATGGCCCTGGCACCAGCGTCGCCCGCACCCGGACATGCTCACCCCACCGCCACCCGCGCACCAGGATCTCGAACGCTGGCGCAAGCTATGTGCCGAACTGCTGGCCCAACCAAGCCCGTTCAGCAACGCCGTGCACCTCGCCACCCAGGCCTGCGAAGCCCTGCTGGCCTGCGGCATGCAGCGGGTGATGCTGTTGATGCTGGACAAGCCCAATGAATGCCTGCGTGTACAGCAATTGGCCGGCCTGCCAAAGGAGGCTGCCGCTCAAGTGCTTCCGCTGGCCGGGAGCAAACTGCTTCAGCGCCTGCTTAGCCAAGCCACGCAACTGCGCCTGACCCCCGAAAACCACGCGCAGTTCGCCGCACTGATGCCCGCGCCACTGCGCGCCTTCTTCAAGGGCGAGCACCTGCTGCTGCGCTCGCTGGCGGTCAACGGCCAGCCTTTGATGCTGATGGTCGCCGACCAGGGCGGCAAACCGCTGGCCGATGTTGGCGTACAGGCCTTCGGCAAGACCGCGCAGTGTGTGGAACGTGCCCTGGCCACCTTTGGTGCCCGCCATTCATAA
- the rhdA gene encoding thiosulfate sulfurtransferase has protein sequence MTDFSGLPLVIEPADLLPRLDSPQLILVDLTSVNRYGSGHIPGARFVDPKRTQLGQPPAPGLLPARADLEKLFGELGHRDDAVYVVYDDEGGGWAGRFIWLLDVIGHKGYHYLNGGIQAWPADKLSTEVPENAGGPVSLHLHAEPTATREYLQSRLGAADLVIWDARGPLEYSGEKVLAAKGGHIPGAINFEWTAGMDLNDHLRIRKDIAEVLQNLGITPDKEVITHCQTHHRSGFTYLVAKALGYPRVKGYAGSWGEWGNHPDTPVEV, from the coding sequence ATGACTGATTTTTCCGGCTTGCCCCTGGTGATCGAGCCTGCGGACCTGCTGCCGCGCCTGGATTCGCCACAGCTGATCCTGGTCGACCTGACCAGCGTCAACCGCTATGGCAGCGGGCATATCCCCGGGGCCCGCTTCGTCGACCCGAAACGCACCCAGCTGGGCCAACCGCCAGCGCCTGGGCTGCTGCCAGCCCGCGCCGACCTGGAAAAACTGTTCGGTGAACTCGGCCACCGCGACGACGCGGTCTATGTGGTCTACGACGACGAGGGTGGCGGCTGGGCCGGGCGCTTCATCTGGCTGCTCGACGTGATTGGTCACAAGGGCTACCACTATCTCAATGGTGGGATCCAGGCCTGGCCGGCAGACAAACTGTCCACCGAGGTGCCTGAAAACGCCGGCGGCCCGGTGAGCCTGCACCTGCATGCCGAACCCACCGCTACCCGCGAGTACCTGCAAAGCCGCCTGGGCGCCGCCGACCTGGTCATCTGGGACGCCCGCGGCCCGCTGGAATACAGTGGCGAGAAAGTCCTGGCGGCCAAAGGCGGGCACATCCCCGGCGCGATCAACTTCGAATGGACCGCCGGCATGGACCTCAACGATCACCTGCGTATCCGCAAGGACATCGCCGAAGTCCTGCAAAACCTGGGTATCACCCCGGACAAGGAAGTGATCACCCACTGCCAGACCCACCACCGCTCCGGCTTCACCTACCTCGTGGCCAAGGCCCTCGGCTATCCACGGGTCAAGGGTTATGCCGGTTCCTGGGGCGAATGGGGCAACCACCCCGACACGCCCGTCGAAGTTTAA
- the motA gene encoding flagellar motor stator protein MotA yields the protein MAKIIGIIVVFASVLGGYVLSHGKIAALIQPFEVLIIGGAAFGAFLQANPGHMTMHVIKKSLKMFGTRFTHTFYLEVLGLVYEILNKSRREGMMAIEGDIEDPAASPIFAKYPAVMGDERMTAFICDYLRIMSTGNMAPHELEGLFDMELLSMKEELEHPSHAVTGIADGMPGFGIVAAVLGIVVTMASLGDGDQKSIGLHVGAALVGTFFGILAAYGFFGPLANALRHDAKEELNVYEAIKASLVASASGMPPSLAVEFGRKVLYPGHRPSFAELEQAVRGR from the coding sequence ATGGCTAAAATTATCGGCATCATCGTCGTATTCGCGAGCGTGCTCGGCGGCTACGTGCTTTCCCACGGCAAGATCGCGGCACTGATCCAACCGTTCGAGGTGCTGATCATCGGCGGCGCGGCCTTCGGTGCGTTCCTCCAGGCCAACCCTGGTCACATGACCATGCATGTGATCAAGAAGTCGCTGAAGATGTTCGGCACCCGCTTCACCCACACCTTCTATCTCGAAGTGCTGGGCCTGGTGTACGAGATCCTCAACAAGAGCCGTCGTGAAGGCATGATGGCCATCGAGGGCGACATCGAGGACCCGGCGGCCAGCCCGATCTTCGCCAAGTATCCCGCAGTGATGGGCGATGAGCGCATGACCGCGTTCATCTGCGACTACCTGCGCATCATGTCCACCGGCAACATGGCGCCCCATGAGCTCGAAGGCCTGTTCGACATGGAGCTGCTGAGCATGAAGGAAGAGCTGGAGCACCCGTCCCACGCGGTGACCGGCATCGCTGACGGCATGCCTGGTTTCGGTATCGTCGCGGCGGTACTGGGTATCGTGGTGACCATGGCATCGCTGGGTGACGGCGACCAGAAGTCCATCGGCCTGCACGTGGGTGCGGCACTGGTCGGTACCTTCTTCGGTATTCTTGCCGCCTATGGCTTCTTCGGCCCTCTGGCCAACGCCCTGCGCCATGATGCCAAGGAAGAGCTGAACGTCTACGAGGCGATCAAGGCTTCGCTGGTGGCCTCGGCCTCCGGCATGCCGCCGTCGCTGGCGGTCGAGTTCGGTCGCAAGGTGCTGTACCCGGGCCACCGCCCGAGCTTCGCCGAGCTGGAACAAGCAGTACGCGGTCGCTAA